Proteins encoded within one genomic window of Meriones unguiculatus strain TT.TT164.6M chromosome 20, Bangor_MerUng_6.1, whole genome shotgun sequence:
- the Pkib gene encoding cAMP-dependent protein kinase inhibitor beta isoform X1: protein MDGNPDALVGQKNTSDSSKGGDSPGAQQGSVMKTDSLTMTDVQSVIDSFAASGRAGRRNALPDIQSSMAAGGSSELPIKLESVSVKEDVKQNGEEKDQDQLEKPLNEEK from the exons ATGGATGGGAACCCTGATGCCCTTGTGGGTCAAAAGAACACAAGCGACAGCAGCAAGGGAGGCGACAGCCCGGGAGCCCAGCAAG GTTCTGTGATGAAGACAGATTCATTGACTATGACTGACGTGCAATCTGTGATCGACAGCTTCGCAGCTTCAGGAAGGGCCGGCCGCCGCAATGCCTTACCCGACATTCAGAGTTCAATGGCAGCTGGTGGATCCTCAGAGCTTCCCATCAAGCTGGAGTCAGTGTCCGTGAAGGAAG ATGTAAAACAGAATGGTGAAGAGAAAGACCAAGACCAACTGGAAAAGCCCCTAAATGAGGAAAAATGA
- the Pkib gene encoding cAMP-dependent protein kinase inhibitor beta isoform X2, with amino-acid sequence MKTDSLTMTDVQSVIDSFAASGRAGRRNALPDIQSSMAAGGSSELPIKLESVSVKEDVKQNGEEKDQDQLEKPLNEEK; translated from the exons ATGAAGACAGATTCATTGACTATGACTGACGTGCAATCTGTGATCGACAGCTTCGCAGCTTCAGGAAGGGCCGGCCGCCGCAATGCCTTACCCGACATTCAGAGTTCAATGGCAGCTGGTGGATCCTCAGAGCTTCCCATCAAGCTGGAGTCAGTGTCCGTGAAGGAAG ATGTAAAACAGAATGGTGAAGAGAAAGACCAAGACCAACTGGAAAAGCCCCTAAATGAGGAAAAATGA